One window of Quercus robur chromosome 5, dhQueRobu3.1, whole genome shotgun sequence genomic DNA carries:
- the LOC126728172 gene encoding uncharacterized protein LOC126728172 produces the protein MAAENQEIMDLVDSSTPLPPWFTEEDLATYGALYEKSGFQTALQVPYRSLGEDFHTTDPIVKVPVLLIRGGKDYSCKFPGMVDYINSGMKEFIPDLEIEFLLEGTHFVQEQSPDEVNQLILTFLAKNV, from the exons ATGGCTGCGGAAAACCAGGAGATCATGGATTTAGTAGACTCATCTACTCCTCTTCCCCCTTGGTTCACAGAGGAAGATCTTGCAACATATGGAGCTTTGTATGAGAAATCTGGATTCCAAACTGCATTGCAAGTTCCATATAG GTCCTTAGGTGAAGACTTCCACACAACAGATCCAATAGTTAAAGTACCAGTGCTTCTGATTAGGGGTGGCAAGGATTACTCCTGCAAATTTCCAGGGATGGTGGATTACATAAATAGTGGAATGAAAGAATTTATCCCCGATTTGGAGATCGAATTTTTGTTGGAGGGAACCCACTTTGTTCAGGAGCAATCACCTGATGAGGTGAATCAGCTGATTCTCACCTTCCTTGCCAAGAATGTCTGA